One Streptomyces sp. NBC_00223 genomic window carries:
- a CDS encoding DNA-directed RNA polymerase subunit beta': MLDVNFFDELRIGLATADDIRTWSHGEVKKPETINYRTLKPEKDGLFCEKIFGPTRDWECYCGKYKRVRFKGIICERCGVEVTRAKVRRERMGHIELAAPVTHIWYFKGVPSRLGYLLDLAPKDLEKVIYFAAYMITWVDDERRTRDLPSLEAQVSVERQQVEQRRDADVEGRQKKLEADLGELENEGAKADVRRKVREGAEREMKQLRDRAQRELDRLDEVWARFKNLKVQDLEGDELLYRELRDRFGTYFQGSMGAAALQKRLESFDLDEEAERLREIIRTGKGQKKTRALKRLKVVSAFLQTTNKPNGMVLDCVPVIPPDLRPMVQLDGGRFATSDLNDLYRRVINRNNRLKRLLDLGAPEIIVNNEKRMLQEAVDALFDNGRRGRPVTGPGNRPLKSLSDMLKGKQGRFRQNLLGKRVDYSARSVIVVGPQLKLHQCGLPKAMALELFKPFVMKRLVDLNHAQNIKSAKRMVERGRTVVYDVLEEVIAEHPVLLNRAPTLHRLGIQAFEPQLVEGKAIQIHPLVCTAFNADFDGDQMAVHLPLSAEAQAEARILMLSSNNILKPADGRPVTMPTQDMVLGLFFLTTDSEERVVTGEGRAFGSTAEAIMAFDNRELSMQALVDIRFPVGTVPPRGWTPPEPTEGEQPYQLGDTFRLRTTLGRALFNELLPEDYPFVDYPVGKKQLSEIVNDLAERYPKVIVAATLDNLKAAGFHWATRSGVTVAISDIVVPEAKKAIISSYEAQDEKVQKQYERGLITKQERSDELISIWTKATNEVATAMNANFPKTNPIFMMVDSGARGNMMQMRQIAGMRGLVSNAKNETIPRPIKASFREGLSVLEYFISTHGARKGLADTALRTADSGYLTRRLVDVSQDVIIREEDCGTERGLKLRIAERGADGNLRKTDDVETSVYARMLAEDVVVDGKVIAPANVDLGDVLIDQLVRHGVEEVKTRSILTCESAVGTCAYCYGRSLATGKLVDIGEAVGIIAAQSIGEPGTQLTMRTFHTGGVAGDDITQGLPRVVELFEARVPKGVAPISEAAGRVRIEETEKTKKLVVTPDDGAEEIAYPISKRVKLQVSEGDHVEVGQKLTYGATNPHDVLRILGQRQVQIHLVQEVQKVYNSQGVSIHDKHIEIIIRQMLRRVTIIESGDAELLPGELVERGRFETENRRVVSEGGHPASGRPQLMGITKASLATESWLSAASFQETTRVLTDAAIHAKSDSLLGLKENVIIGKLIPAGTGLARYRNIRVEPTEEAKAAMYSAVGYDDIDYSPFGTGSGQAVPLEDYDYGPYNG, from the coding sequence GTGCTCGACGTCAACTTCTTCGACGAGCTGCGGATCGGCCTTGCCACCGCGGACGACATTCGTACCTGGTCGCACGGCGAAGTGAAGAAGCCGGAGACCATCAACTACCGCACGCTCAAGCCGGAAAAGGACGGGCTCTTCTGCGAGAAGATCTTCGGTCCGACCCGGGACTGGGAGTGCTACTGCGGGAAGTACAAGCGGGTCCGCTTCAAGGGCATCATCTGTGAGCGCTGCGGCGTCGAGGTCACTCGCGCCAAGGTGCGCCGTGAGCGGATGGGCCACATCGAGCTGGCCGCTCCCGTCACGCACATCTGGTACTTCAAGGGCGTCCCGTCCCGTCTGGGATACCTGCTCGACCTCGCCCCGAAGGACCTGGAGAAGGTCATCTACTTCGCGGCGTACATGATCACCTGGGTGGACGACGAGCGCCGTACGCGCGACCTGCCCTCGCTGGAGGCCCAGGTCTCCGTCGAGCGCCAGCAGGTCGAGCAGCGCCGTGACGCCGATGTCGAGGGCCGGCAGAAGAAGCTGGAAGCCGACCTCGGCGAGCTGGAGAACGAGGGCGCGAAGGCCGACGTCCGCCGCAAGGTGCGTGAAGGCGCCGAGCGCGAGATGAAGCAGCTGCGCGACCGCGCCCAGCGCGAGCTGGACCGGCTGGACGAGGTGTGGGCCCGCTTCAAGAACCTCAAGGTCCAGGACCTGGAGGGCGACGAGCTGCTCTACCGCGAGCTGCGCGACCGCTTCGGCACGTACTTCCAGGGCTCGATGGGTGCCGCGGCGCTGCAGAAGCGCCTGGAGTCCTTCGACCTGGACGAGGAGGCCGAGCGCCTCCGCGAGATCATCCGTACCGGCAAGGGACAGAAGAAGACCCGCGCGCTCAAGCGCCTCAAGGTCGTCTCCGCGTTCCTTCAGACCACCAACAAGCCCAACGGCATGGTGCTGGACTGCGTCCCGGTGATCCCGCCGGACCTGCGTCCGATGGTGCAGCTGGACGGTGGCCGCTTCGCGACCTCCGACCTGAACGACCTGTACCGCCGCGTGATCAACCGCAACAACCGTCTGAAGCGGCTGCTCGACCTCGGCGCGCCCGAGATCATCGTGAACAACGAGAAGCGCATGCTCCAGGAGGCCGTGGACGCGCTCTTCGACAACGGCCGCCGCGGCCGCCCGGTCACGGGCCCCGGCAACCGTCCGCTGAAGTCGCTCTCCGACATGCTCAAGGGCAAGCAGGGCCGCTTCCGTCAGAACCTGCTCGGCAAGCGCGTCGACTACTCCGCCCGTTCGGTGATCGTCGTCGGCCCGCAGCTCAAGCTGCACCAGTGCGGCCTGCCCAAGGCCATGGCGCTGGAGCTCTTCAAGCCGTTCGTGATGAAGCGCCTGGTGGACCTCAACCACGCGCAGAACATCAAGTCGGCCAAGCGCATGGTCGAGCGCGGCCGCACGGTCGTGTACGACGTGCTGGAAGAGGTCATCGCCGAGCACCCGGTGCTGCTCAACCGCGCACCGACCCTGCACCGCCTCGGCATCCAGGCGTTCGAGCCGCAGCTCGTCGAGGGCAAGGCCATCCAGATCCACCCGCTGGTCTGCACCGCCTTCAACGCGGACTTCGACGGCGACCAGATGGCCGTGCACCTTCCGCTGTCCGCGGAGGCGCAGGCCGAGGCCCGCATCCTGATGCTGTCCTCGAACAACATCCTCAAGCCGGCCGACGGCCGCCCGGTCACCATGCCGACCCAGGACATGGTGCTCGGCCTGTTCTTCCTGACCACGGACTCCGAGGAGCGCGTGGTCACGGGAGAGGGCCGGGCGTTCGGCTCCACGGCCGAGGCGATCATGGCGTTCGACAACCGCGAGCTGTCGATGCAGGCGCTGGTCGACATCCGCTTCCCGGTGGGCACCGTCCCGCCGCGCGGCTGGACCCCGCCGGAGCCGACCGAGGGCGAGCAGCCGTACCAGCTGGGCGACACCTTCCGGCTGCGGACCACCCTGGGCCGCGCGCTCTTCAACGAGCTGCTGCCCGAGGACTACCCGTTCGTCGACTACCCGGTCGGCAAGAAGCAGCTCTCCGAGATCGTCAACGACCTCGCCGAGCGCTACCCCAAGGTCATCGTGGCGGCGACGCTCGACAACCTGAAGGCGGCGGGCTTCCACTGGGCGACCCGGTCCGGAGTCACCGTGGCCATCTCCGACATCGTGGTGCCGGAGGCCAAGAAGGCGATCATCTCGTCCTACGAGGCACAGGACGAGAAGGTCCAGAAGCAGTACGAGCGCGGTCTGATCACCAAGCAGGAGCGCTCGGACGAGCTGATCAGCATCTGGACCAAGGCGACCAACGAGGTCGCCACCGCGATGAACGCCAACTTCCCGAAGACCAACCCGATCTTCATGATGGTCGACTCGGGCGCCCGCGGAAACATGATGCAGATGCGTCAGATCGCGGGTATGCGCGGCCTGGTCTCGAACGCCAAGAACGAGACCATCCCGCGTCCGATCAAGGCGTCCTTCCGTGAGGGCCTGTCCGTGCTGGAGTACTTCATCTCCACCCACGGTGCCCGTAAGGGTCTGGCCGACACCGCGCTGCGTACCGCCGACTCGGGTTACCTGACCCGTCGTCTGGTGGACGTCTCGCAGGACGTGATCATCCGTGAGGAGGACTGCGGCACCGAGCGCGGTCTCAAGCTGCGGATCGCCGAGCGCGGCGCCGACGGCAACCTGCGCAAGACGGACGACGTCGAGACCAGCGTGTACGCGCGGATGCTCGCCGAGGACGTCGTGGTGGACGGCAAGGTCATCGCCCCCGCCAATGTCGACCTGGGCGACGTGCTCATCGACCAGCTCGTGCGGCACGGCGTCGAAGAGGTCAAGACCCGCTCGATCCTCACCTGCGAGTCGGCCGTGGGCACCTGTGCCTACTGCTACGGCCGCTCGCTGGCCACCGGCAAGCTGGTGGACATCGGCGAGGCCGTCGGCATCATCGCGGCCCAGTCGATCGGTGAGCCCGGCACCCAGCTGACGATGCGTACCTTCCACACCGGTGGTGTGGCCGGTGACGACATCACGCAGGGTCTGCCGCGTGTCGTCGAGCTGTTCGAGGCCCGTGTCCCGAAGGGTGTCGCCCCGATCTCCGAGGCGGCCGGCCGGGTCCGGATCGAGGAGACCGAGAAGACCAAGAAGCTCGTGGTCACCCCGGACGACGGCGCGGAGGAGATCGCCTACCCGATCTCCAAGCGCGTCAAGCTCCAGGTGTCCGAGGGCGACCACGTCGAGGTCGGTCAGAAGCTCACCTACGGTGCCACCAACCCGCACGACGTGCTGCGCATCCTGGGCCAGCGTCAGGTGCAGATCCACCTGGTGCAGGAAGTGCAGAAGGTCTACAACTCGCAGGGCGTGTCGATCCACGACAAGCACATCGAGATCATCATCCGGCAGATGCTCCGCCGGGTCACGATCATCGAGTCCGGCGACGCGGAGCTGCTGCCGGGCGAGCTGGTCGAGCGCGGCCGGTTCGAGACCGAGAACCGCCGTGTGGTCTCCGAGGGCGGTCACCCGGCCTCGGGTCGTCCGCAGCTGATGGGTATCACCAAGGCCTCGCTGGCCACCGAGTCCTGGCTGTCGGCCGCCTCCTTCCAGGAGACGACCCGGGTGCTGACGGACGCGGCGATCCACGCGAAGTCCGACTCGCTGCTGGGCCTCAAGGAGAACGTCATCATCGGCAAGCTCATCCCGGCGGGTACGGGCCTGGCCCGCTACCGCAACATCCGGGTGGAGCCGACCGAGGAGGCCAAGGCCGCGATGTACTCGGCCGTCGGCTACGACGACATCGACTACAGCCCGTTCGGCACCGGCTCCGGCCAGGCGGTGCCGCTGGAGGACTACGACTACGGCCCGTACAACGGCTGA
- a CDS encoding peptidoglycan-binding protein, with amino-acid sequence MANPLSADALVTALEDEGVTVVEHDGWRTHNRNHKGPWGPVNGVMIHHTVTTGTDGSVTLCYNGRSDLPGPLCHGVIAKDGSVHLVGNGRANHAGAGDPDVLAAVIAERATLPAPNQRTADGNTHFYGFECVNLGDGKDPWPAAQLDAIERVSAAICRAHGWHAASVIGHKEWTSAKIDPLGFTMAGLRASIAARLAQPASHAPKPPATPPATPPAKPAYQPYPGAAWFTAQPKSAIVTAMGKRLVAEGCSAYRVGPGPQWTQADRDSYAKWQRKLGYTGTDADGRPGPASWAALKVPYSG; translated from the coding sequence ATGGCGAACCCCCTCTCCGCCGACGCCCTCGTCACCGCACTGGAGGACGAGGGCGTCACCGTCGTCGAGCACGACGGCTGGCGCACCCACAACCGCAACCACAAGGGCCCGTGGGGGCCGGTCAACGGTGTGATGATCCATCACACCGTCACCACCGGCACCGACGGCTCCGTGACCCTCTGCTACAACGGCCGCTCCGATCTGCCGGGCCCGCTGTGCCACGGCGTGATCGCCAAGGACGGCAGCGTCCACCTCGTCGGCAACGGCCGGGCCAACCACGCGGGCGCGGGCGACCCCGATGTCCTGGCGGCCGTGATCGCCGAACGCGCCACGCTGCCCGCGCCGAATCAGCGCACGGCCGACGGCAACACCCACTTCTACGGCTTCGAGTGCGTCAACCTCGGTGACGGCAAGGACCCCTGGCCCGCCGCCCAGCTCGACGCCATCGAGCGGGTCTCGGCCGCGATCTGCCGGGCGCACGGCTGGCACGCCGCCTCCGTCATCGGCCACAAGGAGTGGACCAGCGCCAAGATCGACCCGCTCGGCTTCACCATGGCCGGTCTGCGGGCCTCGATCGCCGCCCGGCTGGCGCAGCCCGCCTCCCACGCCCCGAAGCCGCCCGCCACCCCGCCCGCCACCCCGCCCGCCAAGCCGGCGTACCAGCCCTACCCGGGCGCCGCGTGGTTCACGGCGCAGCCCAAGTCTGCGATCGTCACCGCGATGGGCAAGCGGCTGGTGGCCGAGGGCTGCTCGGCGTACAGGGTGGGGCCGGGCCCGCAGTGGACCCAGGCCGACCGCGACAGCTACGCCAAGTGGCAGCGCAAGCTCGGCTACACCGGCACCGACGCGGACGGCCGGCCCGGCCCGGCGTCCTGGGCGGCCCTGAAGGTCCCGTACTCCGGCTGA
- a CDS encoding phage distal tail protein: MADIDNPPSSQTPGWTDDMAPGSLITRDGQMQWAGLVMGPGTAYEIDSSGLTGWEDIPEFDTSDADRPTAHGTWPGARYAKPRKIAGQLWLLPSASGAAALAAIRALRQALSLSDDARWLAVRLHGETLTVRARVSQRVLPADRTYALQGVAKASVQWQADDPRRYTVEEEARRTEPPRPESGLTWPLAWPLDFGQAASTGDITAVNMGSAPTHPVISFNGPCVNPTVTDRTNGRRLRYEITLTTDDQLVIDTMAGTVTLNGTASRRYTAAADSSPEELFAFQPGADELSFRPDSSDAGAEMAVTWRSAEW, from the coding sequence ATGGCCGACATCGACAACCCGCCGAGCAGCCAGACCCCCGGCTGGACCGACGACATGGCCCCCGGCTCGCTCATCACCCGCGACGGGCAGATGCAGTGGGCCGGGCTCGTCATGGGCCCCGGCACCGCGTACGAGATCGACAGCAGCGGCCTGACCGGCTGGGAGGACATCCCCGAGTTCGACACCAGCGACGCCGACCGGCCCACCGCGCACGGCACCTGGCCCGGCGCCCGTTACGCCAAGCCCCGCAAGATCGCCGGGCAGCTGTGGCTGCTGCCCTCGGCCTCCGGCGCGGCCGCTCTCGCGGCGATCCGCGCGCTGCGTCAGGCGCTCTCGCTCAGCGACGACGCCCGCTGGCTCGCCGTACGGCTGCACGGCGAGACGCTGACCGTCCGCGCCCGGGTCAGCCAGCGGGTGCTGCCCGCCGACCGCACCTACGCCCTCCAGGGTGTGGCCAAGGCGTCGGTGCAGTGGCAGGCCGACGACCCGCGCCGCTACACCGTCGAGGAGGAGGCCCGCAGGACCGAGCCACCGCGGCCCGAGAGCGGGCTGACCTGGCCGCTGGCCTGGCCGCTGGACTTCGGCCAGGCCGCGAGCACCGGCGACATCACCGCCGTGAACATGGGCTCGGCCCCCACCCACCCGGTGATCTCCTTCAACGGCCCGTGCGTCAACCCCACGGTGACCGACCGCACCAACGGCCGGCGGCTGCGGTACGAGATCACGCTCACCACCGACGACCAACTGGTCATCGACACGATGGCCGGCACGGTCACCCTCAACGGCACCGCCTCCCGCCGCTACACCGCGGCCGCGGACAGCAGCCCCGAGGAGCTGTTCGCCTTCCAGCCGGGCGCGGACGAGCTGTCCTTCCGCCCGGATTCCTCGGACGCCGGCGCCGAGATGGCGGTGACCTGGCGCAGCGCCGAGTGGTAA
- a CDS encoding phage tail protein: protein MSAAMAGAGLNGFNGVLDSLVGTLDQAASALGKAAGGIRQAADAVGRIRGSAEAGGSALKQVKSNAEAGARSLTKTGQGASGGVTGVKSFGSRAKSVKGVLGSLKSGLGGVLSLLDGLASVSPPLARLLDTFGKVAAVVSGVMTAINLLTKATPLGFVTGLLVPLAAQLIDLAVNSEAGQRIIEQVFAQVEQFLQGLLPVIAPVLEVMATVVAVYFTGYLTIIVGVLTVVSALLTKGFPAVRTAATSAVKALHGIVSSAWDGLKKGVKPVLTFLTGDLPKAFQRVEDAMTRTLNGIGEFITTGVQTVVNVMKAPLNGLIGFANWVIDGLNSIGFSILGKKFGVHLTKIPLLAEGGVVLPAGARGAARVLPLSDLDRLRRLSGTRRSKAADSRYRLGDFHESPTAGARGTAEDLLFLAAARA from the coding sequence ATGAGTGCGGCCATGGCGGGCGCCGGTCTCAACGGCTTCAACGGCGTGCTGGACAGTCTGGTCGGCACGCTGGACCAGGCCGCGTCCGCCCTCGGGAAGGCGGCCGGCGGGATCAGGCAGGCCGCGGACGCCGTCGGCCGTATCCGCGGCTCGGCGGAGGCGGGCGGCAGCGCGCTCAAACAGGTCAAGTCCAACGCCGAGGCCGGAGCCCGCAGTCTGACGAAGACCGGGCAGGGCGCGTCCGGCGGCGTGACCGGCGTCAAGTCCTTCGGCAGCCGGGCCAAGAGCGTCAAGGGCGTGCTCGGAAGCCTCAAGTCCGGCCTGGGCGGGGTGCTTTCGCTGCTCGACGGGCTGGCATCGGTGAGCCCGCCGCTGGCCCGGCTGCTGGACACCTTCGGCAAGGTGGCGGCCGTCGTGTCCGGCGTCATGACGGCGATCAACCTGCTGACGAAGGCCACCCCGCTCGGATTCGTCACCGGGCTGCTCGTCCCGCTGGCCGCCCAGCTGATCGACCTCGCGGTCAACTCCGAGGCCGGGCAGCGGATCATCGAGCAGGTCTTCGCCCAGGTCGAGCAGTTCCTCCAGGGCCTGCTCCCTGTCATCGCCCCCGTCCTGGAGGTGATGGCCACGGTCGTCGCCGTCTACTTCACCGGCTACCTCACCATCATCGTCGGTGTGCTGACCGTGGTCAGCGCGCTGCTCACCAAGGGCTTCCCGGCGGTACGGACGGCCGCCACCTCCGCAGTGAAGGCGCTGCACGGGATCGTCTCCTCGGCGTGGGACGGGCTCAAGAAGGGCGTCAAGCCGGTCCTGACCTTCCTCACCGGCGATCTGCCCAAGGCGTTCCAGCGGGTCGAGGACGCGATGACCCGGACCCTGAACGGCATCGGCGAGTTCATCACCACCGGCGTCCAGACGGTCGTCAACGTCATGAAGGCGCCGCTCAACGGCCTGATCGGCTTCGCCAACTGGGTCATCGACGGCCTCAACTCGATCGGGTTCTCCATCCTCGGCAAGAAGTTCGGCGTCCATCTGACCAAGATCCCGCTGCTCGCCGAGGGCGGCGTCGTGCTGCCCGCCGGCGCCCGCGGGGCCGCCCGGGTGCTGCCGCTCAGCGATCTCGACCGGCTGCGGCGGCTGTCGGGCACCCGGCGGTCCAAGGCCGCCGACAGCCGGTACCGGCTCGGCGACTTCCACGAGTCCCCGACCGCCGGCGCCCGCGGCACCGCGGAGGACCTGCTCTTCCTGGCCGCCGCCCGCGCCTGA
- a CDS encoding phage tail protein: MTFAKSLKEAVTQLKDLGTRADAAAKAAKGIGDNAGKADGELKKLKTAAQGSAGDLKSMKTAADEAEKSMTKAGKTGQTGGKSLGGFETGAKQAGKGMDGLNKSMKGNLLGLLMQLLAPLIQKVVDMAMQSQTMQKVMQKAFSVIQSVISTVMKVVGPIMQKAAALIKQVWNGIKTAITAVVKAVATIVKTYFDLWKAVITTALKAIKTIVSSVWNGIKAVITPVVNWIKSAIPGAFTTVKNKLSSIWGGLKDIAKHAFDSVKSAVKTPINAVIDLINEAIGRLNGIHVSIPGWVPMVGGKTFGVNLPTIPRLADGGLVMPRSGGVPAILAEAGEAEAVLPLSKLNRLLNRTAAQGGLIDGGAGAGFHIENYYAASSRDPQDTADALMFLAKARG; encoded by the coding sequence GTGACGTTCGCCAAGTCGCTGAAGGAGGCGGTCACCCAGCTGAAAGACCTCGGCACCCGGGCCGACGCGGCCGCGAAGGCCGCGAAGGGCATCGGGGACAACGCCGGGAAGGCGGACGGCGAGCTCAAGAAGCTCAAGACCGCCGCCCAGGGCTCGGCCGGCGACCTGAAATCGATGAAGACCGCGGCGGACGAGGCGGAGAAGTCGATGACCAAGGCCGGGAAAACCGGCCAGACCGGCGGAAAGAGCCTCGGTGGGTTCGAGACCGGGGCCAAGCAGGCCGGCAAGGGAATGGACGGCCTCAACAAGTCGATGAAGGGCAATCTGCTCGGCCTGCTGATGCAGCTGCTCGCGCCGCTCATTCAGAAGGTCGTCGACATGGCCATGCAGTCCCAGACCATGCAGAAGGTCATGCAGAAGGCCTTCAGCGTGATCCAGTCGGTGATCAGCACCGTCATGAAGGTCGTCGGCCCGATCATGCAGAAGGCCGCGGCCTTGATCAAGCAGGTCTGGAACGGCATCAAGACCGCGATCACCGCGGTGGTGAAGGCCGTGGCCACGATCGTGAAGACCTACTTCGACCTGTGGAAGGCCGTGATCACCACGGCGCTCAAGGCGATCAAGACCATCGTCTCCAGCGTCTGGAACGGCATCAAGGCCGTCATCACCCCGGTGGTCAACTGGATCAAGTCGGCGATCCCCGGCGCCTTCACCACCGTCAAGAACAAGCTGTCCAGCATCTGGGGCGGCCTCAAGGACATCGCCAAGCACGCCTTCGACTCGGTCAAAAGCGCGGTCAAGACCCCGATCAATGCCGTGATCGACCTGATCAACGAGGCGATCGGCCGGCTCAACGGCATCCACGTCTCGATCCCCGGCTGGGTGCCGATGGTCGGCGGCAAGACCTTCGGCGTCAACCTGCCGACGATCCCCCGGCTGGCCGACGGCGGTCTGGTGATGCCCCGCTCCGGCGGTGTGCCCGCGATCCTGGCGGAGGCGGGCGAGGCCGAGGCCGTACTGCCGCTGAGCAAGCTCAACCGACTGCTGAACCGTACGGCCGCGCAGGGCGGGCTCATCGACGGCGGCGCGGGGGCCGGGTTCCACATCGAGAACTACTACGCGGCCTCGTCCCGTGACCCGCAGGACACCGCCGACGCCCTGATGTTCCTGGCCAAGGCGCGCGGATGA
- a CDS encoding phage tail tube protein yields the protein MAGNSSSEIRIAGSGRILVAEAGSSAPTDFSTDWDSTIWTDLGFTSSDGVTFSKKDKLDPVDTWQAVSPVRFIYSDRDLSLKFALLQFNEDTFPLFMGGGDVTPVDVTTNPGVYTYSLGDGPQKDERALGLEFNDGTDVTYRFVIPRGQVTASDDIKLARKAAAQLGITFTALSNGTDPLATFVMKDSVYAS from the coding sequence ATGGCAGGCAACAGCTCGTCCGAGATCCGTATCGCCGGCAGCGGCCGCATCCTCGTCGCCGAGGCCGGGTCGTCCGCGCCCACCGACTTCTCCACCGACTGGGACAGCACGATCTGGACCGACCTCGGCTTCACCTCCTCCGACGGCGTGACCTTCAGCAAGAAGGACAAGCTGGACCCGGTCGACACCTGGCAGGCCGTCAGCCCGGTGCGCTTCATCTACTCCGACCGGGACCTGTCGCTGAAGTTCGCGCTGCTCCAGTTCAACGAGGACACGTTCCCGCTCTTCATGGGCGGCGGCGACGTCACCCCCGTGGACGTCACCACCAACCCCGGCGTCTACACCTACTCGTTGGGCGACGGCCCGCAGAAGGACGAGCGGGCGCTCGGCCTGGAGTTCAACGACGGTACGGACGTCACGTACCGCTTCGTCATCCCGCGCGGCCAGGTCACCGCGAGCGACGACATCAAGCTGGCCCGCAAGGCCGCGGCCCAGCTCGGCATCACCTTCACCGCGCTGTCCAACGGGACCGACCCGCTGGCCACCTTCGTGATGAAGGACTCGGTGTACGCCTCCTGA
- a CDS encoding IS30 family transposase — translation MPRRHPGRDEYERLRAAGVARRVAARQVGVNERTAKDWDWGVKKSGTTRTYADGRRVDYTTGTVTMGGVTTVPVGLPALEKQLHPRFLTLAEREQIRDLRALGWSLRAIGRALGRPASTVKREIDTNSGTGGYQPYAAHRAAAARRPRPKDRKLLREGRLRRFVQDGLRRRWSPEQICHALFKEHPDDRSMRVSVETIYQALYFQARGGLRREVQAAVRSGRTRRKPRRDPQRRTPRFTDPMVMISDRPADIEDRAVPGHWEGDLIIGAGGRSAIATLVERTTRYTMLVHLPGAAHDAETVRDGLVATIQTLPAHLRGSLTWDQGSEMARHQQFTMATGMPVYFCDPASPWQRGSNENTNGLLRQYFPKGTDLSIHSPEDLEHVAQELNGRPRKTLDWDTPAERLRDLLTT, via the coding sequence CTGCCGCGGCGGCATCCCGGGCGGGATGAGTACGAGCGGCTTCGGGCCGCCGGTGTCGCACGCCGGGTGGCGGCCCGGCAGGTCGGTGTGAACGAGCGCACGGCCAAGGACTGGGACTGGGGCGTCAAGAAGAGCGGCACCACACGCACCTATGCCGACGGCCGCCGTGTCGACTACACCACCGGGACCGTCACGATGGGCGGTGTGACCACAGTACCGGTGGGCCTGCCAGCCCTGGAAAAGCAACTGCATCCGCGATTTCTGACACTGGCCGAGCGCGAACAGATCCGCGATCTGCGTGCGCTGGGCTGGTCGCTGCGGGCGATCGGGCGTGCCCTGGGGCGGCCGGCGAGCACGGTCAAGCGGGAGATCGACACGAACTCCGGCACCGGGGGCTACCAGCCCTACGCCGCCCACCGCGCCGCTGCCGCGCGCAGGCCCCGGCCCAAGGACCGCAAACTACTGCGCGAGGGACGGCTGCGCCGCTTCGTCCAGGACGGACTGCGCAGGCGGTGGTCACCGGAGCAGATCTGCCACGCTCTGTTCAAGGAGCATCCCGACGACCGGAGCATGCGGGTGAGCGTGGAAACGATCTACCAGGCACTGTACTTCCAGGCCCGTGGCGGCCTGAGGCGGGAAGTGCAGGCCGCCGTCCGTTCCGGCCGGACCCGCCGCAAACCACGCCGCGACCCGCAGCGGCGCACACCACGGTTCACCGACCCGATGGTGATGATCAGCGACCGCCCCGCCGATATCGAGGACCGGGCGGTGCCCGGCCACTGGGAAGGCGATCTGATCATCGGCGCGGGCGGGCGCTCCGCGATCGCCACCCTGGTCGAGCGGACCACCCGCTACACCATGCTGGTCCACCTGCCCGGCGCAGCCCACGACGCCGAAACCGTCCGCGACGGCCTCGTCGCCACGATCCAGACCCTGCCCGCCCACCTGCGCGGCTCCCTCACCTGGGACCAGGGCAGCGAGATGGCACGCCACCAGCAGTTCACCATGGCCACAGGCATGCCCGTCTACTTCTGCGACCCCGCCTCACCCTGGCAACGCGGCTCCAACGAAAACACCAACGGCCTGCTCCGCCAGTACTTCCCGAAGGGAACCGACCTCAGCATCCACAGCCCCGAAGACCTCGAACACGTCGCCCAGGAACTCAACGGCCGCCCACGCAAGACACTCGACTGGGATACCCCAGCCGAGCGCCTACGTGATCTACTCACCACCTGA
- a CDS encoding helix-turn-helix domain-containing protein yields the protein MTTHELDAFASWVEDLMRRRGYDIDSPRGGGKSRIADEAGVHRAAVTRLLQRQSMPDLETTRRLARVLGVPVRDMLIRSGRLTAEELPLPVATAGSAAATVAAELDVDSPPTLEELAEVLGVPADRRDMFVKVVGQFLPGEADGLPAGAEGAASGGTSPVVSD from the coding sequence ATGACCACTCATGAACTGGACGCCTTCGCGAGCTGGGTCGAGGACCTGATGCGTCGGCGTGGCTACGACATCGACAGCCCGCGCGGCGGCGGAAAATCGCGGATCGCGGACGAGGCCGGTGTGCACCGGGCCGCCGTGACCCGGCTGCTGCAACGGCAGAGCATGCCGGATCTGGAGACGACCAGACGGCTGGCCCGGGTACTCGGCGTGCCGGTCCGCGACATGCTCATCCGCTCCGGCCGGCTCACCGCGGAAGAGCTTCCGCTACCGGTGGCGACCGCGGGTTCCGCCGCGGCGACCGTGGCCGCGGAACTCGACGTCGACAGTCCCCCGACCCTGGAGGAGCTGGCCGAGGTGCTGGGCGTGCCGGCCGACCGGCGGGACATGTTCGTCAAGGTGGTCGGGCAGTTCCTGCCCGGCGAGGCCGACGGGCTGCCGGCCGGGGCGGAGGGCGCGGCCTCGGGCGGCACGTCCCCGGTCGTCTCGGACTGA